The Amycolatopsis sp. DG1A-15b genome contains the following window.
GGAGGGGCTGCGGCGGCGCCATGACGGCGTCGTTCACGCTCTCCAAGCGGCGGCCGGTGGTGCGCGGGCCGAGGACCGCGATGTCCACCGCGACCACCACCAGCGCGGCCGCGACGACCAGGAACAGCGCCGTCGGGCCGTGCGAGTTCAGCAGCGGCACCAGCACGAACGGCATCGCGCCGCTGGCCAGCCGCGACAGCGAGTAGGTGCCGCTCGCCGCCGTCGAGCGCAGCGCCGTCGGGAAGATCTCGGCCTGGTAGATGTGGAAGGCGTTCGAGAACAGGTTGCTGGTCGCGGTGTAGAGGAAGCCGAACACGAGGATCAGCGCCATCGAGCCCGCGAGGCCGAACGCGATGCCGAACACCGCCATCGCCAGCACCGAGCCGACCACCAGGTACTTCCGCTCGAGGCGTTCCACGATCGGCAGCGACAGCGCCGAGCCGACCGGGTAGCCGAGGTAGGTCAGCGCGGCGAACAGCAGCGACTGCGAGAGGGCGTACCCCTTGGCGGCCAGCACGAGGGGCACGAGCGTGCCGAAGCCGTAGTACCCGAGGGTCTGCAGGATGTGGAAGACGACCATCATCCACGTCCGGCGCCGCTGCCCGGCGCCGAACAGCTCGCGCACCGGTGCGGCGGCGCGCTTGCGGGTCACCCCGCGCGGCGGGGCGGGGGTGTCGTGGGCGGCCCCGCGGGCCTCGGCTTCCATGCCGGCCACGAGGT
Protein-coding sequences here:
- a CDS encoding MFS transporter, with the translated sequence MANTDDATAPGTGTIAGRLDRLPITRTHRRATVAVGLGLFFDFYEVFLTGVLSSVLVEEFELTKAELPPLLASTFVGMFFGALLLGRLADRFGRRGAFLLNLGLYSLFSLLGAFSGSALMLLVTRFFAGIGLGAEPPLADTYLTDLLPARKRGRFIAWAYTLAFCGFPVVGFLARGLTEHEILGIAGWRWLFVIGALGAGAVFLLRRGLPESPRWLESVGRAEEAEHLVAGMEAEARGAAHDTPAPPRGVTRKRAAAPVRELFGAGQRRRTWMMVVFHILQTLGYYGFGTLVPLVLAAKGYALSQSLLFAALTYLGYPVGSALSLPIVERLERKYLVVGSVLAMAVFGIAFGLAGSMALILVFGFLYTATSNLFSNAFHIYQAEIFPTALRSTAASGTYSLSRLASGAMPFVLVPLLNSHGPTALFLVVAAALVVVAVDIAVLGPRTTGRRLESVNDAVMAPPQPLR